Genomic window (Pirellulaceae bacterium):
GAAACAAGTGACCCTCCATTGGAACGAAAGATAGGATCGCAACGCCTCCTTTGACGATCCCCACCAACTTGGGCAGATCATCGGCAAAAAGTCGATCAATTCAAACCTGCCAGCAACGTTTCGAGAAAATCGTCGTGCGGCCGATGATAGCAGATATCATTTTCACTTTTCTTTCTAATCTTCCAGCGAGTGCCGGCGAGATCCGCGTCTCATGCAACATCAACAAGCCGAAAGATCTGATTTTCAGCCGAATTCCGCCTGGCAGTGGCCGATCATTGGGGTGACTGCAGACAGAAAGGGAGCATTAATCATGTCGTAACGCAAAGTTCACCTGGACAGAAAACATAAAACATGTGATTCTTCGCCGCCTTTCCTCGTCCTATCGTCCGGGTCGTCCACCGAAGCTTCGCATGCATCCATGTTTCACTTGAATCACAGAGTTGACCACTGGTTCGGATTGACGTGTGCTCTTGCGCTATCAATCCAGTGTTCCAGTCTTTGCGCCCAATCGATTTTGAATGAGGCAGACGCATTACCCTCGAATGTAATAACGGACATTGCCAACCCACCGATCGTGGATCAAGTCCGGTTTCCCAATCCATTGCATAACCGGCGTGAATTACATGGTTCCACTGACGGCTCACGAGCAAATCCGAACGCTGATCATCTATTTGCCAAGTTTCTAGACCGATTGGGTGAAGCGTGTGGTCCGCGTTTCGATTTCTATGGTTATCTTGATCAAGGCTTTACTTGGAACCCAGATAATCCGGCCAATCGTACAAATGGCCTTGTGCTTAGCAACTATCGATCGAATGACTACTTGCTGGACGCAATCTATTTGGTTTCCGAACGAAAGATCGATCCCCAACTTCAAGTCTTTCAATTGGGCGGTCGCATTGACACAGTTTACGGCACCGATGCTCTATTCATGCAAACAATTGGACTGGATGAGAACATCGTCACACCAGCGGCCAGCCGCTTCTACAAGTTGGCCTTTCGCCAAGCCTATCTAAATCTGTTTCTTCCCATCGGGCGGGGTGCCAGTGTGAAGATTGGTACGTTTGTGACGCCGATTGGCAACGAAACCGGATACGCTCCGGCGAACTTTTTTTACTCAAGTCTCTTGGTGGACAACATTCAGCCTGGCACCTTGACTGGATTTCTTGCTCAATATCCGTTAACTGACAACTTGCGTGTCAGCTTTGGGCCGAACTTAGGCTGGAGTGCTTTCAACAACATCAACCACTCCATCAGTTACGCAGGCGAAATCACCTGGACATCAACAGACAAAAAGACACAAATCCAATTTGATTTCCAGGATGGCAAACAGAGAACAGAAATTGCCTCAGGAGACGCACTCACAGAAGTTGCCTCAGGAGACGCACTCGTCGTCTATTACTCTCTGATTCTGGATCGGAAGCTTGGCGACAATTGGCATTACATCATGGAACATGATTTGATGACCAGCAACTCGCGTAGCGGCATTTCCGAAGACAATTATCAATGCTACTCACTTGCGAATTATCTGATCTACCAAATCAACAGCCAATGGCGATCTGCAATTCGCGTTGGCTGGCTGCAAAACGACGGAGGGCGTCTGACCGGTGTAAATCCCGTTCCGCTGGCCGCTTCAGGTAATTTCTACGATGTCACCTTTGGCTTTAACTGGCAGCCACGGCACCATCTGCGGATTCGCCCGGAACTGCGATACGATTGGCAGAACCGAGACCCCGACTCACCGCTTCCCCCTTCTTATGACGACTACACGTCAGTTAAACAATGGCTGGTCGCCTGTGACATTCTGTTAGAATTCTAGCGGCAAATAACTTCAGTCGGCTCTCGCTCAATCAATTATTTTTCGGCAACTCTTTTTCGCTGTTTTGCGGCGCCAAGCACAAGCCAAATCAGACCGAGAACTGCGACTGACGAACTGGCAGGTTCGGGAACGATTTCGGCGTTGGGACGAGGCCCCGCCTCAAAACCTTGGCCTTGAAAGGCAACCACGAAATCACTCGTGGTAAACAAGCCATCGCCATTCCAGTCGCCGTGCGACCACGATGCAGCTTCGCCCGTTTCAAACCGGCCCGTCGTAAAGACACTCACAAAATCAGAGCTGTTGAATTCACCGTCCAGATTGGCATCGCCTATCCATGTATTGCGTAGATCTCGGACCCACAGAATTCGATCCTCCAGGTCGACCATTGCATCATCATTCAAATCATACTGCAGATCATTAACCGCGATTGCCGCAGCCTGCAAATCAAGATCTTCAGCGTCTAGCTCTCCATTCTGATTGTAGTCACCAACCATGCCATTCCCATCGGCCACTAATTGCAGTCCCACATTGGGAGAAAACCGAATCGGATCCATCTGTAAAAGCGAAAAGTCGGCTGGTTTGAAAGATTCAACATGATCACCGATTGCAGCCAAAACTTGCATGCCTGCATCCCCGCTTTTTTCGACATGGATACCTTCAAACGGGTAGTCCACTCCTTCCTTGAGAGTAATCACCCCGGTATAGCTGTTCTGGCAACCGTTTTGATCGGAAGCGATGGCATCATCACCATCCAATTCAAGAAAGAATTCGTTGGACACATCTGCAAAACTCTGACCGATGATTCGAAAACTGCTCCGATCATCGGAAGCCACGTAGAAAGAGACTTCTATCGATTCGTTGGCGACTTCATCACCATCATCAACTTGCAATGACCCAAAGATACCACTGGCAAAATTATCGCGATTACCGGACGTGTTCGGCCATTGCGGCGCTTCGCCATCGTGATTGAAATCCCCAAATGGACAGCCAGCCGGATCCCGATTTGAGTCGTCAAATTGAAACCGCCTCACATCATTCGACTCGGCATCCGGGTTGTCGAGGTTGGACAGAATTATTTCCCGCGCAAATTCGATTTCTTGATCAAATTCGTCGATTCGATTCATATTGACCACACGCAAGGGATCCGTCAGCCTGGCAACCGGAAGCTGCTCCATAGCCGGTACACGGGTTGCATCCCCTAAGGCGATCCACTGCGGATTAAGCTTAGGATCGTTAATCACATCCCCGATCTGTACAGCCACCTCGTAGAAGGCAGCACCTTCACGCTCCCAACTCACGAACTCAACATCATATACCTGGCCTGCCTTCATTTCGTAGGTCGCGCGGACGCTGCTGTTCTCGGTATTGCCGGCGTGAAAAACTGTCTCTGCATCATACGGATCCGTGGTTCCGGTTCCGACCACTTCTCGCACCTGCACACCTCGAACCCGCATCGCGAAACCCTCGCTGGATTGGACCTGGAAGGTATAAACTCCGTCCTCCTGAGGGCGGAGCTGGCCGTGTGCCACGCTGATCATGTTGTCATCGTCGGCTGCCCCGGTCAAATTATCGGACGGATAAGGAAACAGTCCGGCATCAAAATCGAGCTTCAGCTGCGGACTTTTCGCACCTGGCTGTTCCGGGTCAGCCACCGTCAAAGTTGGCAACTGGACTGCAATCGATTCGGCCGCCTTGGTTCCGGCCTGAATTCCCATCAACGCACCAAGGACATCCTGGATCGGGCCCTCCAAATCGAGACCGCCGTAATAATCGATCACTCCCCAGCTCCCCTGAGAGCCTGACGGACCATCCAACGGACTGCGGGGCAAGAGGGAATGAAACGCTTTAATACCAGGATAAGGCGATGTTGAATTCGTACTGAATTCGATCACAGACGCGTAACGCTTACCACGAGTTTCATCTCGCGATTCGGAGTCCGGCAGCGGCTGCCCACTTGCAAATCCCGACTCGTCATCGCTCCAATCCGAGTCATTGCGAAAGAGATAAATCGCGTCTTCACTGTTACCAGAGTTGTTGGGTTGCCCTCGCCGCCAATTCACAAACGTCAACGGCTCGCCGCTCACCCAGGCAAACTTACCTTCGCTGGCGTTTGGTGCCACGCCAACGCGATCGGAGAGGCCAATCCATACATGCTGGTCAGTACCGACCAGCCCATGCACAAAACGGTTTTCCACAGCGCTATGGATTGAAGCCAACGTGCCTGGAACACCATCGAAGTCGGCTGCCAATGCCGAATCATAAGCTTCCGACCATTTGGAAGTCTCGTAACACGCCTGATAAACATTCCAGCTGCCATCAACACCAAACGGTGCTTGTACAGGATCCTCGCAGTTGGCGTTCTGTCCATAACCAGAAACTCCCAACAAGAACACAATCACCATTGACCAGCACGCAGTTCTCACGGTTAACCCCGCTTTCTGTCAAAAAGAGCGCATTGCCAACATCACCAAGGTGCCAATCCAGATCTGTTCACCAGCTGACCATGAATGCCATTGTCACCAAGCCGGAGAAAAATTTCAATTTTTAAGACGAGCTTTTCGCCGACTCGGAAAAAATGGGCAGCAGCGGAGAAATTGTCGCTAAAGGAAGAGATTTCCGACAGGCAAAACTACGCCGGATGGCAACAGAAACCGGAGCCTGAATAAAAATTACACGAAGGCTTGGCCGTGAAAACGGTGGACGAGATGATCAGGTCAAACGTAAGCATTCGGCCAAAACCTTAAGCTTTTGCGACGCGACCGAAACGCAAACAACATTTTCCCCCTGTAAATCGCGAGCAACGTCGAAGATAACAGGGCTCTAAAATTTACAAGTTTCGCCTTGGATTGAAGCGAGTCGATGCCAAAATCACATTCGCAACTCGATTGGTGCTCCTCGGACAAGTTTGAAAATCCTTTTCATCACTTAAGCAAGTACAGATCCACTGCTTCGGATTGAAAATCTGGGCAGGTTTCCGAACGGATCGAGCAATGGGCTTCACAGCTCATGTCACTCCCAAAGGAACTGCCTTTCTGCAGCGATGACCTCAAGCGTTGAGAATCCGAGCTAGATGCCATTCGCTTTTGATCGGTTCAAATGTTAGAAAACAGCCTTCTTAGATCGGTTAAAACTGAACTACGCTAGCCTTTGTAGGGCACGAAGGAGTCGCGGCTTTGTGGGCACCAAACACACCGGCTGATTTCACGATCTGGGTCGATCGCCACTCGCAAATTAGCACCGGAAGATGAAATGCAGGACCTCCTCATGCGATCATTCTCCGACCTCAAAGTGATGGCATCCCACGGACTAGCATCCCACGGACTACCCAATCCGCTAATCCGTGTGGGATCTCGCCGTTGGTTTCTGCAAACGAGCGCAGCAGGATTCGGCAGTTTGTCTCTACCGCCACTGCTCAATTTGCAGTCGACGGCCCAGGCATCCTCGAATCCTCAAGACCCTAAGGATGGCGAGCGGAAAGCAGTCATCCTGTTCTGGTTATCCGGGGGTCCGAGCCATATCGACATGTGGGATCCCAAGCCAACGGCTCCCAGCGAAATCCGTGGTCCCTATCGAACCATCCCGACTCGACTTCCCGGAGTTCGTCTGAGCGAGCACCTTCCACGCCAGGCGTCAATTGCCGACAAATTGTCGATCATCCGCTCAGTCGACTGCCGAGCGAGTGACCACACGCCGATTACCATGCAGACGGGCAATCCACTGGCACGGCGTACCAATGACGGTCGGGACGGCGATGGCTACCCGGCCATGGGTTCCGTCGCTTCCAGATTCCGCGGCGCAAACGATACACACATGCCGCCTTTCGTAGGTCTCGCCAACAGTTGGAGCTCCGATGTTTGGGAAGCGGGCAAGATGGGGAATCAATACGCGCCCGTCAAAGGTCATAAATTGAATGGTCGCTTTGGAATGCCGGCGGGAATCAACGTCAAGCATCTACAAGATCGCGATCGATTACGCCAGGCGCTGGATCGATTTGACCGCCGCGTCGACAACAATCGAACCCTGGACCGTGTCGATCGCTTTACTCGACAAGCCTACGAGATGGTAAAATCGGGCAAGGTGCAACGAGCATTCGATCTTGGCGCCGAGTCGACAACCACGCGCGAAGCATATGGATCAACAAGTATCGGTGAGAAAGCGCTACTTGCACGAAGACTTGTCGAAGCCGGTGTTACCTTTGTGCTCGTAAGCGGTGCTTGGGGTTACTTTGACCACCATGGCGACAACGTTCGTTGGGGTGGAATCCAGAAGGGACTCACCCCACTTTTACCACGAGTCGACCAAGTAATTTTCGCGCTGGTCAACGATCTCGAATCGCGAGGACTGTTAGACAACACACTCGTGATGATGATGGGAGAATTTGGACGATCACCGATGATCAACAAGGATGCGGGTCGCGATCATTGGACAAACGTGATGTCAATGATCATGGCCGGCGGTGGACTCAATCACGGACAGGTGATTGGCTCGACGGATTCGCACGGGGGTGCAATTGCGAGCAGTCCGGTACGACCCCAAGATCTCGCGGCGACAACCTACAAGCATTTGGGCGTTGACCTGAACGCCCATTGGACCGATCCTACCGGTCGCCCTGTACCGATTGTTGTTGAGGGTGGTCGACCGATTCCTGAATTAGCTTGATATTCATAGCACCGATCACCTTTCACCTGATTGGCTAATCAGACACCGCCATTCCTATTGCCCCGGGGAAGTTTCGATGCATCGATCGAGCCGACGAGATTTTCTGGCAGTGTTGGGAGCATCTGCGGCGGGCATCCGTGGTCGCTCTGCTTGGGGAGCAGACCCCCCACAAGTCACTCATCCTCGTGCGACTGACGGAGATCATCGATACGAACCGGAGTGGTCAGAACGGTTGACTGTCACCGTCGGTCCAAAGTCAGCGGATTTAGTCGGTAACGACGACAAAGTCCTGCAGGCGGCCGTCGACTACGTCGCTCGTTTAGGAGGAGGAACCGTCCGAATCCTGCCTGGTACGTACCGATTGCGCAACGCAGTCTCGTTACCCTCCAAGCTTCGAATTATCGGCTCGGGGGAAGAGAGTGTGATCACGAAAATCAGCTCTGAATCCGTTGAGCTCGCTGATGACTCGGATTGGTACGACCAGGAAATTACGCTACAAAATCAAGCGTTCCGCGTGGGCGACGGCGTCGTCTTACGGGCGAAGAATCCCGATAGTGGTGAAGCCATTGTAATCAAGCGCACCTTGGTCGCTCGATCTGGCAACCGCTTCAAGCTGAATAACGGCTTACGCAAAAACCTTTGGTTAGCAGGCAAACCGACCGCTGCTTCACTTTTCCCACTGTTCACGAGCGAACGGACAGCCGACGTGGTCATCGAAAATCTGACTCTCGATGGCAACCGCGAAAACAATGAGAATCTGAACGGTAATTTCGGGGGCTGCATCTTTCTCCAAGATTGCAATCGATACACTTTGAAACGCGTCACCGCTCGGAACTACAACGGGGACGGCATTAGTTTTCAGATCTGCCATGATGTTGTGGTAGAAAACTGTCACTGTCACGACAATACGGATCTCGGACTGCATCCCGGATCTGGTTCCCAACGGCCGTTGATCCGCAACAACGATTTGAACCGAAACAACCTCGGACTTTTCTGGTGTTGGGGTGTAAAGTACGGCTTGGCGACGGCAAACCGCATCGATGCCAACCGAAGTTTTGGAATTTCGATTGGGCACGCCGATACGGACAATGTGATGCGCAACAACCAAATCACTAATAGCGGAAAGGTTGGCATTCTATTTCGCGATGACGCGCGTGGCCGTGATTTCTGGCCAAATCGCAATTTGGTGGAAGCCAATCGAATTGTGAACAGTGGCGGCGCAAACGGCGTCGCCATTGACATTAAGGGAAAAACCCGAGATCTGCGAATCATCGATAATCAAATCCGCGAAACGCGAGCCCCGATGCACCGGATCGGCATTCGCATTGGAAAACAAGCCGGTGAAATCTCTTTAAAGAATAATCTGTTCGCGGGATTCTCGCGGGATGTGGATGACCAGCGCGATCGTAGTTAGCAATCGATTCACCGTCACCCGTGACGAAACGATTGACTCATCGGCCACTCGCATCGTGTGCCAACTCAAAGCGACAACTGGCAATCGCGGCTGAATTCTATCCAAACAAGGGCAGGGCGGTACCGTCGCTGAGCGGTAACGGGCGATCTTCTAAATCGTGAATGGTAAAAGTCGGATCGATGCCTAATGCATGAAAGATCGTCGCGTGCAGATCTTCGGGCGTGCACGG
Coding sequences:
- a CDS encoding outer membrane beta-barrel protein is translated as MNEADALPSNVITDIANPPIVDQVRFPNPLHNRRELHGSTDGSRANPNADHLFAKFLDRLGEACGPRFDFYGYLDQGFTWNPDNPANRTNGLVLSNYRSNDYLLDAIYLVSERKIDPQLQVFQLGGRIDTVYGTDALFMQTIGLDENIVTPAASRFYKLAFRQAYLNLFLPIGRGASVKIGTFVTPIGNETGYAPANFFYSSLLVDNIQPGTLTGFLAQYPLTDNLRVSFGPNLGWSAFNNINHSISYAGEITWTSTDKKTQIQFDFQDGKQRTEIASGDALTEVASGDALVVYYSLILDRKLGDNWHYIMEHDLMTSNSRSGISEDNYQCYSLANYLIYQINSQWRSAIRVGWLQNDGGRLTGVNPVPLAASGNFYDVTFGFNWQPRHHLRIRPELRYDWQNRDPDSPLPPSYDDYTSVKQWLVACDILLEF
- a CDS encoding DUF1501 domain-containing protein; protein product: MRSFSDLKVMASHGLASHGLPNPLIRVGSRRWFLQTSAAGFGSLSLPPLLNLQSTAQASSNPQDPKDGERKAVILFWLSGGPSHIDMWDPKPTAPSEIRGPYRTIPTRLPGVRLSEHLPRQASIADKLSIIRSVDCRASDHTPITMQTGNPLARRTNDGRDGDGYPAMGSVASRFRGANDTHMPPFVGLANSWSSDVWEAGKMGNQYAPVKGHKLNGRFGMPAGINVKHLQDRDRLRQALDRFDRRVDNNRTLDRVDRFTRQAYEMVKSGKVQRAFDLGAESTTTREAYGSTSIGEKALLARRLVEAGVTFVLVSGAWGYFDHHGDNVRWGGIQKGLTPLLPRVDQVIFALVNDLESRGLLDNTLVMMMGEFGRSPMINKDAGRDHWTNVMSMIMAGGGLNHGQVIGSTDSHGGAIASSPVRPQDLAATTYKHLGVDLNAHWTDPTGRPVPIVVEGGRPIPELA
- a CDS encoding right-handed parallel beta-helix repeat-containing protein codes for the protein MHRSSRRDFLAVLGASAAGIRGRSAWGADPPQVTHPRATDGDHRYEPEWSERLTVTVGPKSADLVGNDDKVLQAAVDYVARLGGGTVRILPGTYRLRNAVSLPSKLRIIGSGEESVITKISSESVELADDSDWYDQEITLQNQAFRVGDGVVLRAKNPDSGEAIVIKRTLVARSGNRFKLNNGLRKNLWLAGKPTAASLFPLFTSERTADVVIENLTLDGNRENNENLNGNFGGCIFLQDCNRYTLKRVTARNYNGDGISFQICHDVVVENCHCHDNTDLGLHPGSGSQRPLIRNNDLNRNNLGLFWCWGVKYGLATANRIDANRSFGISIGHADTDNVMRNNQITNSGKVGILFRDDARGRDFWPNRNLVEANRIVNSGGANGVAIDIKGKTRDLRIIDNQIRETRAPMHRIGIRIGKQAGEISLKNNLFAGFSRDVDDQRDRS
- a CDS encoding PA14 domain-containing protein, yielding MVIVFLLGVSGYGQNANCEDPVQAPFGVDGSWNVYQACYETSKWSEAYDSALAADFDGVPGTLASIHSAVENRFVHGLVGTDQHVWIGLSDRVGVAPNASEGKFAWVSGEPLTFVNWRRGQPNNSGNSEDAIYLFRNDSDWSDDESGFASGQPLPDSESRDETRGKRYASVIEFSTNSTSPYPGIKAFHSLLPRSPLDGPSGSQGSWGVIDYYGGLDLEGPIQDVLGALMGIQAGTKAAESIAVQLPTLTVADPEQPGAKSPQLKLDFDAGLFPYPSDNLTGAADDDNMISVAHGQLRPQEDGVYTFQVQSSEGFAMRVRGVQVREVVGTGTTDPYDAETVFHAGNTENSSVRATYEMKAGQVYDVEFVSWEREGAAFYEVAVQIGDVINDPKLNPQWIALGDATRVPAMEQLPVARLTDPLRVVNMNRIDEFDQEIEFAREIILSNLDNPDAESNDVRRFQFDDSNRDPAGCPFGDFNHDGEAPQWPNTSGNRDNFASGIFGSLQVDDGDEVANESIEVSFYVASDDRSSFRIIGQSFADVSNEFFLELDGDDAIASDQNGCQNSYTGVITLKEGVDYPFEGIHVEKSGDAGMQVLAAIGDHVESFKPADFSLLQMDPIRFSPNVGLQLVADGNGMVGDYNQNGELDAEDLDLQAAAIAVNDLQYDLNDDAMVDLEDRILWVRDLRNTWIGDANLDGEFNSSDFVSVFTTGRFETGEAASWSHGDWNGDGLFTTSDFVVAFQGQGFEAGPRPNAEIVPEPASSSVAVLGLIWLVLGAAKQRKRVAEK